A segment of the Corylus avellana chromosome ca2, CavTom2PMs-1.0 genome:
taaatttcaatctattggtgattttaaaatccacatcacatttgggaagATTTTAGGAgaactctagtcctccttatatcactACTCAATTTCAATTCTTATTAAGTCCAAACAACtatcaagaagaaaacaaaacagtATCTGAGAGCCTTAGTTGGAGTCTTGACCAGTTTGAGTTTGGATGAGATGTTGCATAATTAGAGTACTAGTAAAAAGAAGACCTGGAACAACGTAACAACTTGAACTGGAGAgaattcagttaattatatatcataaatatttttgtcttcttattttttgaaagaaacaaaaatatccgTACAATATAATTAATCGGATATTATTCACGAGAAAAAGATCTGAATTCCATAAAGGTAGGCGTAGACCCAAGGAcggagccaggaaattttatgggagggggcctgccaattttattttatttttatttttattttttcagttctttagaaattttttattaaactaaattattttaattgttttttatgaactaaagactaccgtaagggccaaaaaaagtaagcatttgaaagtaaggccaaaaaatggacatttgaaagtaaggaccaaaaataaaaaaattctaaagaaacaaactaaagataatcaattcacaattgctaaaaatttatacataaaagcacaaagatacattcatctcgaatatctcataccttaaTCATAGTTCAGAGTCACATATATTTCTACGAaattgatcaaataaactttttgcAACTGTCAACTTCAATAGGAAAATGTTTTGAAACGTTGTTGCCGTAGAAGGAGATGGTGaatttagagtgagagagacgaACGTGCTTTAGGatgagagagataaatgtgagttaataaaacgaaaggtcaaaataaattaattaaggaaaattgtgttttaacaaagggagagatattaatgcattaagacacttaatttattaaaaaaaaaaatcgtgatttagggtgagagagataaatgtgagttaataaaaagaaaggttaaaatgaattaattaaggaaaaatcgtacacttaattcattaaaaaagaaatagaaaaaggaaaaaccctttTCAATATTTGTAcagttcaattattaaaatttatgagtaaaaaaatttaaaattaaaaaaaaaaaggacacgtgagttaataaaaagaaaggtcaaaaggaattaattaaaaaaaaatcgtacacttaattcattaaaaaaatagaaaaaggaaaaaccctttcaatatttgcacggttcaattattaaaaatcatgagtaaaaaattttaaaatttaaagaaaatattgttggtgtgaaaaaaaaaaaagattaaaatttcatttatattatttgtttccttatttgattcagacattaataatacttaatttattgaatactttatgtatggaaaactcttgaaatacaatcaacacaattaattacgctaattaatgaccagaggtaaaaataaaaaaaagggttcagatatgaaaaatatagacacgtgtcgcaattctaagcactctcacatattaaaaaacatagaCATGTGTCACAATTCTAAGCAGtactctctacgtcaaaactcagctgttatatatatatatatatatgattagttAATTATGAGTTATATTAGTGTTTATATCataatacaacaaaaaacaaagaagataaTAGCAGAATTTCTCTCTTTGAAGGCACGTAcgtataagaaaaagaaagactatatattaattaatagaaCAAAAGAGACGAATTAACCTAATTATGAGCGTCTTTCTTGGCAGGTTAGACAAGATAATGTTATTAAAACACACTTGTCGATTGTAGAAAATTGCTTGGAAGTTGGATCCAGATTATTCCAATCATCCATTGAGAGGGAGAACGTGTAATACTGCGGACTGTAAGGATAAATATTGGATTGTGTACGTAAACATTAGTTAACCATATTTTGgatataattaatttcaatttaatattcaatattgtcTAATAGAACAAAAAGACATGAACCTCGTACAGATGCtccaattttaaattaatattcttctCCTTGTCTCGTATGTGAGTTCTATAAGATAATTGTGGATTTGTGGCATCACATAATCCTGCACGCATTAgtacttaattattaaattatatatccACGAACTTCAGTGCGAATTAATGCCACATGCATGTTCCGATCCCCACGTTAAACTTTCTCGTAGAGCAATTCAAGATAGATATTGTAATTGCCATTAATTAAGTATTGGAAATGAAAAGTTGTATAAACACCTCTTCAAAGAGTGTGAGACCTGGTAAATCTGGAGTCACACCAGAAAAGTCTGAAGTCACAACAGGAAAACTGGAAACAAATTCTCAATTATCATTCAACTTTCTCTAGCCCATGGAATACATCAATATTTATAAACTACATATTCTAgtggaattaaaataaaagagaatgaaTAACTAACTATAAGATAACTATAAGATAAACTAGAACCGTAGCTGGTGTCAAACTAAATGATAAAGATAAACTTCAACTCGCaacaaataaaagataaagataaactaaaacattATTGAAATAGTGCTCGAACTAAGACTCTCTCATGGGTGGGGTTCTGCTCTCTGCATCAAATAGACAATATAATTAagcaatttttaaaaccaaagaaataatGTCAACGACCTTCATGAAGGCTTGTAGTTATGGAATGTCCACCAGAACTGACTAATGCTCTACGTATAGGATATATGGGAACAGGCATCTGTGTTGGAAGATTTGGTGTTGTTGCATCCGAATTAAGAACGCTAATTGCTTGTCTAATGGAGGGCCTGAGATTTCGATCAGGGTGAGCACACCAAAGTCCGACAATCATCAAGCATTCTACCtgtttttcatcaaaatcatTTTGCAACTTCCCATCCACAGCCAAAAGAAGATCTCCTCTCCCATAAAGATTCCAAACCCATTGAACCAACCCTACGTCGGAATTATCTTCGATAGGATAACCTGACCTTCTTCTGGTAGCAATTTCTAAACAAACCACCCCGAAGCTGTATACGTCAGACTCTTTACTAGCCTTACCCGTACTTATATATTCTCGAGCCATATATCCTAAAGTTCCGGCTAATCCGGTTGTTTGAGGACCTAGCTCGTGATCCATAAGCCGAGCTAACCCAAAGTCACCAAGCTTGACACTGAAACTAGAGTCTAGCATGATGTTGCTAGATTTGATATCCCGATGCACCACACATTTCTCCCactcttcatgaagataaagcAACGCGGAGGCCAACCCAAGAGATATCTTGTATCTCATTGCCCAAGGGAGTGGACTCCTCTCCCTAAAGAGGTGAGAATCAAGGCTACCATTTGGCATAAATTCGTAGACAAGTACGAACTCACCTTTGTCATGGCACCATCCTATGAGTTGCACAAGATTCCGGTGCCTCAGCTGGCTAATGATCTTCACCTCGGTGATGTATTCTTTCTTCCCTTGTTTAGATCCTCTTGAAATTTTCTTTACAGAGACTAGTATGTCTAAATTGATTAAATACCCCTTGTAAACCGCACCAAACCCTCCCTCACCCAACTTTCTCTCATTTGAGAAGTTGTAGGTAGCTGAAATAAGCTCGTCATACGAGAACCTTCTTGGCCCTGCTCCTCTTTCTAGGACGCCATTTATCGATGCTAAGTTCACCGTCTCTTCtgtttctcctttcttttgCGCTGTTACTCTTCTCTTTTGCTTATGCCTCAAGAATATTGCAAATGCTACAATCAACCCAGCTATCAAAATACCACCAGACGCTGTCAGACCCACGATTAATCttatattttttgctttctttccacTTTTCTCTTTTACATCCATAGTTGAGTTGAATTCCCATGACAGAAGCGTATGTTTTGCTGGAGGAGCACCAACTGAAGCTGAAAATCCAATTGTGACATACTCAGGCAGAACCTCGGAGAGATCAATACGGTAGGAAAGACTAGTATTCTCCTGAGAACAAGAAGTCTTTTCGTAGGACCAAGAGACGCTCAAATTCATGGTAGAAGCATTGTAGGAGATCAATACACCAGCACTTTCTCCACTGTGGCAGCTGGCATTCCAAGGTGTGAAATTGGCAGAAGCAAGTGAGTTGCTGTTAATCCCCACATGCTGAAACTGACGATCCCATTCGTCGTTAGGGAATAAATCGAACTCCACATGAACAATTTGGTTCTGAGATGAATCCTTGGTTGTGGAGTTGAATAGACCTAGATATCCAGCTCTTGAATTCGGTGGGATTTCAATCCCAGCAGGAGCCAGGAAGAATGCAAGCCCATCACCACAAGGACCACTCATAGGAATGTCAACCCTGAAGGTGAAATGAGTTGTGAAGTCAGAGATGCTTCCAGTATTTGAGTCCCAGAGTGGCACCCTCTCCGCATAGGTGGCCCAACCAGCAACGTAAGCAGCACTTGTGGCCATATAAATGGCTCCATCAGAAGAAGGTGCAGCGTCTCCATGATATTGTATGTTGGACGCGCTGGGCTCAAAGCGAGATATTTTGAAAGAAACTGAATTTgcagagggaagaagaaaaagcaatATTAAGAAGAGTGGTAGCTTGAACAAGCTGTATAAAATGGTGGCCATGGCTTGGGAAAGAGAAACAAGGAGAAGAGATGAACAGGGACAAGTTGGAGAGCAATTGCATTGAAGTGGCACTTCAACTTACGACCCTTTGATTGAACCTATATAACATTGGGTTGCTTGCCCACTCTGGAAaagaaatggggaaaaaaaaaaaaaaaaattgtcccttTGACAAAGTCAAAGCCATGAAACAATCACATGCACAGCCATGTCTATACGTTTCTTGTAGAATGCCGCGTAAGCAATCACAGCCATCAAACTCTTGAGGCACGCGTACTTtcaagtaggggtgtcaaaaataaccgggaaatcggaaccgggaccggaaaatcgggaaaccgggaaaccggggaccggttccggttccggttgccaaaaaaaaaaactgggacTCGGTTCAAGCCCGGTTAAGTAATCCgtaaaaaccgggaaaaccagaaccgggtcttattttattatatatatatatatatatatatatatatattgtctttgtaatatgtttgtgaactatttttattatgagtgtatttcttttgattggtagattatttaaatacttgttatattttttatttttttgggttttgaattgttgtagtaagaggtatttatttcttgtgcatgttggtttgtttacatacttgtttttactttttattgttttaatgttttctttatgtatctaatttaaaatgatctttaaggtattttaaaaaatttgattttttttttatttctaaggctcatatgggcaaaaacattgattttttagaatttttaggcttttttaggtttattttttaattatttggaacaatcacaataaagtcTCTTTAAtgtagacaaaaagattaataacttttttttaaatgagctaacttatgaaaaaaataatgggtttattttaggcccaatacctaaaataaaccccaaacactaatttttttcaaaaaccggttaccggaccgggtaaaaccggaaccggccgggaaccgggaccccggttaaccggggtcccggttccggttccggtttcccaaaaccgaaaaccggggtaccccggttccggttccggttttggccaaaaaccgggaaaccggaccgggttgacacccctactttcAAGCTCCTCCCCAACGACCTTTTTATGGGCTGGGCCAGCCGCATTGAGTACTGTTTTGAAAATGAATAGAACctaataaataaaggaaattttttcttcaaactattTTGAAATATACTTTTTTCCATTCACCCTAATAAATgctaaatatattataatatgtgagagattatgttttcttttacaattttttacaattattaaCTTTTCTTTAACTAACTTAGGGATTAAACTACaatatacatattattattttaataacagtatgGAAGTTGAATTCCTAACTTAAgaatttaaactaattaaacatTACTTTTTTAGGAATCGAAACATGTTAAAAGACTTAATATTTATTAGAGTGgattaaagaaaatttctttcaaattaatttgtgATGTAATACCTAGAAAGCTTGTTTAAAGGTTTCCAAAATTCCCTCTAGCTAGACGACCTTGACTAGTTGTTGATATTGCCCAAGCAAGACTCTCTCTCTGGCTAAGCTGCCCAAACAAGACTGGTTCTCATTTTCAAAGCTTTCAAGTTTCTGCCTTCCAAAGCTTTCAAAGCAACTTCCAAGTAATTGCTTtctgaaagaaagaaaatcgtatagaaaaataaacataacacaaacattttttttttttttatccacaCAATACAGAGGAAACATTATTGTCAGAACTAGATAGGCTCTGAAATAGGACCCACTAAAATACCACaattaaaaaattgctaaaatacTTTAATTGGTGGCCATGGTTCTTGGTCTTTGTGCCAAGAATCAATAGGGCCGcgttatttatttaatatattctcttataatttttgtttacttaCACTATTGTGATTGTTTTGGGGCTTATTGTTGGGTTGTCCAAccatttgttgtttgttataatttctttattgtcttatctataaaaattaacccaaaaaaaaaaaaaaacactgttTAAGAGTACAGACGGCTCCTCTTCCTTGGCTGATATAGGAGGGTCCATTTGGGATTGCNNNNNNNNNNNNNNNNNNNNNNNNNNNNNNNNNNNNNNNNNNNNNNNNNNNNNNNNNNNNNNNNNNNNNNNNNNNNNNNNNNNNNNNNNNNNNNNNNNNNATCAACAAAGTAATTGCAGTAGTATACTAGTAATATCCTCACAATTGCGATATATATCGTTATTATCGTATAAGTATATTTCTAGGGGCGGAACCATGTTGGGCCTTGGGGGGACCTTGGACCCCACAAGGCCCAAGGTggttccccccccccccaaaaaaaaaaaaattataacatttttataaaatttaatttttaactcaaataattttttttttagaattttgctCCACAAACACTAATCTCTAGTTCCGCCTCGGTATATTTGAGTTGATCAATGCTTCGGCCTTCATTATGACTTACGTATTACAAccttaaatataaaatagaaagaataaTCATcatacttaatcatattattgACTTACGTATTACAACTTGATTACCTCAACCCTCATTCGTCAGCAACAACGAAAACAATCCATAagttaatttctttgtttttttaatgtaaaacaTTGGAAAGacagacaaaaagaaaaaggtcgtTGTCAAATCACCTTCTTTAATTACCAGACATGAAGGGGCCAAACTCACCACtctaaattctaaaaaataggTGAATTTTGAGAAGTTTTGAGAGAAGAAAGCCAAGAAATAGGTAAACTTTGGCATGACAATGTTATAAAAGTCATCATTAATTAGTGGTTACATGTCAGGAGATAAAGTGGTTAtatatggagtttttattaaaagtgcattaatatacatagttgaacaccactctaactaaaaaatttaaattaatggactatggtctacttaagtatattaactacttttttttttttttgtgctttctTAGTATTAGATTCAATACTTACAAGTACACTCACAACAGTACTATTCttaattttagactttttatGAGAACGAAATGAGAattgaatatttaaaattactttttttaaatgtctctgAAACATTGATACAACTGatattaattacaatttttatttatttatttatttttgtaacgaACTAACATTCATTCAAACAAAGAGGTTACAAggataatagaaaagaaaaaagacaagctTACTAAAACCCCAACCGGACAGATCTCTAAAAACAGGAGTGAGAtcataaagggaaaaaaagatgCGAATGCAGCCCGAGAAAACCCTTGTCGCGGCACATACTGGTGATGGATACTACCATCGGGAGCACAAATACTTCTATCAAACATCTAAACAGGCATCTtaaaaagccatggagatttAGATGAAAAGTAACTATGGAAAAAGGTTTCCAAAGAGAAACCTCCACTCCACAAAGACCAAACCGGATGGGGTTAAGTGGTTAACCAATAACCAACACAACAACAGAAGTTACAGAAAGTTATATAAAATAACAGTATAAACTCAAAAAACAGCGGCTGCTCTGGAGGAAGTCGTCGGTGATGAATTGCACGGCGCGTAGGACCCACGCACCGGTGAGTAAGATCCACACGCAGGAGCGTGAGGTTCACTCGCCGGCGTGTTGAGGTCGGAATGGGGCACAAAACGCAGTGCCAGGAAGCTGGAACGCCGAAGATGCTGGAGGAGGGGCGCGTTTCGGCCAGGGGCTGATGGGGAGAGGAGATCAGGCTTTGAAAAAGTCAATCTTCAAGACTCCATAGATCTGGCCAGCGAAGCATTGGAGGAGATGATCCACGACAGGGGAGAAGCGGTTGGAAAAGGGTGGAAGAAGCAACTGTTGTTTTGTGAGGGTTGGGAATAGATCTCTAGAGAGACAAGAGTTCTCTCCTGAAGAGAGAAACtcagcaaaaagaaaagcataaaactgtaTAAAAGCTTGAGCACCGGCAGCAGGTTTGGTCTTTCAAGGAGAGAGAacatagctttttttttttttttttattattattttttatatcgggagtttttttatggaaaatgttacaTTAATTACTTTTGAATATCTCCATCATATGCCTATTTCTACGCCGTGCTGCACGGCATTCTAAAGCCAGATGAAGATTTGGTTGCACATGTTAGTGAATATAGTATTAGAAAAGACTGTTCTTCATGTAAATTATGCcatctcataaaattttttttttaagaaaacaaaaaacataaattataggACTGGTATTAGGAGAGTGCATTAGTGAATTTTAGCCCACTAATTAAGCTTCATTCATTTTGGGCCATCAAGTCTGTGTTACAGGAGTTTGCGGCTTTTCCTGGGCTTTCAGTCAATCCCTCGAAGAATATCAGCTCTCTATTTGTTGCGGGTGTTTCTAATTTTTGCAGGAGGAGCATTTAGTTGAATACCATGGGGTGCCTTCAAGGCTTCAATCTCAACTTCCTGTCAGGTACCATGCATGGGGTTCCTTTAATCTCAAGGAAGTTAACAGCCAATATATGATTGTGGTAGTTTGCTTGAAAAAATTTCAGCTCATATTGATTCTTGGATTGCTAAAAAAACACTTTCGTTTGCTTTCTTCTGTCCTTTATAGAATCCAagtatatatattggaaatgaAAAGTTGTGTAACACCTCTTGATACATACATCCATGGAACTGAACGAATCGAACGGAAAGAAAAGCAACAttagacaaaataaaatctttttagaGGTAAAGAAACAATTATGACGCTTGATTGTGACGTAATACCTTGAAAGCTTGTTTAAAGGTTTCCGAAATTCCCTCAAAGACTTGATAGACCATTCAAAAAGTTGCTTTCAAGTTTCTGCTTTCTAAAGCTTTCGAAGCAACTTTGCAAGTCTTCCAATTAAGTTGCTtctgaaagaaagaaaaccagatagaaaaataaagacgAAGTggaatgaagaaaaataaacacaacgAGTTTGCGTGATTCAGTCTATGACTTATATTCACAAGTTAAAGCTTAAAGGACTACATGTCTACCCTGACATGTCACGCGACACtattaaatacaattaattccactaaataattgtgactgaACTCTAATAAgtactttaattaaatcaattaattcCTATAACGTACTTATTGATTATTACATATCACATATTACCCCTCCATGAAATCATTCCATAGTTGAATTGAAGTTCATGTGCTGTCACTTCGTtcactatcttttttttcttaagtaattaatttaattacatGATTATCCTTATGCACCATATGAGAATAAATGTCAcattgtacatatatataagtTTCGTAAATCCCATTGAAACAGTTAGACCTGAGGTTTAGAATAATCatttccattaaatttaaaacaagGGAAATATTCATTATCGCTTTGTTCTTTGACAAAGGATTTAGATTCCTTCTTGAAAAGAGTGTTCTTACAATGCTACATGTGATCATTCAATGCACAGGGATGTTGACCTATAAAGATGTTTCACCCATAGATACACCAAAGTGACCTACACTTGACATCTGAATTCACAAGCTTCTCAGGATTTAGAGTAAATGAGTAACTGTTATAAGTTGTCATGCACgtacataattttttatgacAGTATTATAAAAGAATGATGACTCACATGGTCCGTTCGATGCATGGAACTACCTTCGCTCATATACCAACATATCAACCCAAAGCTTACTTGCTTCTCTTGATCAAGACAAATTGTTGAGGTTGATATGTTATAGTCTAGATGGATCGAGTTCTCAGTTCCATTTACAACTATTGTAatgccccgatatttgaactagcaagaTCGTAAGCAGTCATGTGATGTTACGACATCAGAGATATAAGACAATCTCACAGCGAAAAATAtagtactaaattttttacaGGCAAACATATGAGTCAATTGATTCAATAATATAAGAATGATTGCTGATTTATTAAAGCAAGTGCAAACAATAATGATATGGGTTGTATGCAGATGCAACATAGTGTAACGTCCCCAAATTAGGCCTTGACCAGTATGGTTGGTGGTTACTGACAATTGCCACAATATAGCTAACTGGTAGCTAACTGGGGAATTGTCATTCTAAGCATAATCAAAGTGaatgcataggaatgtgaaataaatatgaaaaatctaATAACCATAAAAGAAGCATACATTATCCTCGAACATAGACATGAAGCAATTAATAGAAATACAAATAACCTCATCAAACTTGAATACAAATAAAGCTGACAATCCTTATGTAGGTTTCTCtcaatatagtttttatttatttatttataattaaataagtgATTTTTTGAGGGTTGTAGTTAAGATTGGAAGCTCCTTGATCAATCTGATTCTCAAAGTTGTTCACTGCATGCCTGCTACAAGGAAAATCAAGAACATATAAAttccttaataatataattgtatGCTAACTTGGAAAATATGTAATAATGCAAATAATAATTACCACTATCACCTCTTGCAACAAACATGCGTAAATGGGGGTCCACTGGCAAACCAATTACTTCATAAATTGCATCATAAACTCCGTTCTTAATCGACCTGGGTCTGTTTGTAgatttcatatcaaaatttcaGGAGAATGATAGAACCAATGATTCcagtaaatattaaataatattataacaatgATACATATGAACAATACCTTGAGGTTGAGGCACTAGGAGTGCCTTGACCTTGTAAAATCCTACTGGTTAGCTGAAGATTTGACCTTGCCGGAATGTCCTTTTCCCATGCCATTTTCATCTACAAATTAATATTGTAATGTATATAgaaaaatgaagtgaaaatCCAGTGAATTTCTTCTAAAATTTACttgacaagaaaagaaaaaattttgtgaCAAGAAACACCTAGAAGGACATTGGTTAGGGCACCCTAACCAATCATCCTCGACGATGGCTCTCCCACTTCATCTTGgctaatatttacaatatttcTTTGCGTTCTTTgctaaaaatatttcttaaacaATC
Coding sequences within it:
- the LOC132172048 gene encoding L-type lectin-domain containing receptor kinase IX.1-like yields the protein MATILYSLFKLPLFLILLFLLPSANSVSFKISRFEPSASNIQYHGDAAPSSDGAIYMATSAAYVAGWATYAERVPLWDSNTGSISDFTTHFTFRVDIPMSGPCGDGLAFFLAPAGIEIPPNSRAGYLGLFNSTTKDSSQNQIVHVEFDLFPNDEWDRQFQHVGINSNSLASANFTPWNASCHSGESAGVLISYNASTMNLSVSWSYEKTSCSQENTSLSYRIDLSEVLPEYVTIGFSASVGAPPAKHTLLSWEFNSTMDVKEKSGKKAKNIRLIVGLTASGGILIAGLIVAFAIFLRHKQKRRVTAQKKGETEETVNLASINGVLERGAGPRRFSYDELISATYNFSNERKLGEGGFGAVYKGYLINLDILVSVKKISRGSKQGKKEYITEVKIISQLRHRNLVQLIGWCHDKGEFVLVYEFMPNGSLDSHLFRERSPLPWAMRYKISLGLASALLYLHEEWEKCVVHRDIKSSNIMLDSSFSVKLGDFGLARLMDHELGPQTTGLAGTLGYMAREYISTGKASKESDVYSFGVVCLEIATRRRSGYPIEDNSDVGLVQWVWNLYGRGDLLLAVDGKLQNDFDEKQVECLMIVGLWCAHPDRNLRPSIRQAISVLNSDATTPNLPTQMPVPIYPIRRALVSSGGHSITTSLHEGR